One segment of Gammaproteobacteria bacterium DNA contains the following:
- a CDS encoding urease subunit beta, translated as MKPGEIITADGDIDINVGLTTVQIDVANTGDRPVQVGSHYHFYETNPALQFDREATRGCRLNIAAGTAVRFEPGQRRRVELVSYSGRRQVYGFRGDIMGQLED; from the coding sequence ATGAAACCCGGAGAAATCATTACTGCCGATGGCGATATCGACATCAATGTCGGCCTGACAACGGTGCAGATCGATGTCGCCAATACCGGCGACCGTCCCGTACAGGTCGGTTCGCATTACCACTTTTACGAAACCAATCCAGCACTGCAGTTCGATCGTGAGGCCACCCGCGGATGTCGTCTGAATATCGCCGCCGGTACGGCGGTGCGTTTCGAACCCGGCCAGCGTCGACGCGTGGAACTGGTGAGTTATAGCGGCAGGCGACAGGTCTACGGTTTTCGTGGCGACATCATGGGACAACTGGAGGATTAA
- the ureA gene encoding urease subunit gamma produces MELTPREKDKLLIFTAALLAERRLARGLKLNYPEAVAMITAAIMEGARDGKTVADLMNEGREVLNADQVMVGVADMVHEVQVEATFPDGTKLVTVHNPIV; encoded by the coding sequence ATGGAATTGACTCCACGCGAAAAAGATAAATTGCTGATCTTCACCGCTGCGCTACTCGCAGAAAGAAGACTGGCGCGCGGACTTAAACTCAACTATCCCGAAGCCGTCGCGATGATTACCGCGGCAATCATGGAAGGCGCTCGCGACGGAAAGACCGTTGCTGACTTGATGAACGAAGGTCGTGAAGTATTAAACGCCGATCAGGTGATGGTTGGGGTGGCTGATATGGTACACGAGGTTCAAGTGGAAGCTACTTTTCCCGACGGCACCAAACTGGTCACGGTTCACAATCCCATCGTCTAG